The DNA sequence AACAGGTAGATCGTCTGCGCGGCGATCATGAACCACTTCGGGAACCGCGTCCCGGCCAGGCCCAGCACCGCCACCGTGATGACGACCGGCTCGGCCGCCAGCCCCAGGAACGCGTTGGGGAAGCCGAACAATGACGCCTGCCACGACAGCGCGACCGTCGAGCACGAGAAGATCGCGCTGAAGTCGCACGCCAGGGAGGCCGCGGGATCACGCGCGAGGTTCACCGCCTCGGTCGACAGCACGAACGCCGCGAACAGTGAGATGAGCGCGCCGACGAGCATCTCGCCGAACAGCCAGCGACGGGAGTGGAAGAAGCCCGACGGTCGCAGGTCGCCGTCGGGCGTCGTGTCGCCGGGCGTCAGATCGTCCGGGACGGTGGTGGGCGCTGTGGTCAACAGGGCTCCCCTGATCGTTTTCGGGAGTGTCGCGGTCGTGGTCAGGCTAACGCGCGCCCCTGCGCGCGCGATGGCAGTCTGACACGGTGAGCGACCCGCACGTACTCGGCGCCCCGCTGGCCCCGGTGACGATCGTCGAGTACGCCGACCTGGAGTGCCCTTACTGCCGGGCCGCGGCGCCCGTCCTGCGCGAGGTCGTGGAGTCCTCGCAGGGCCGCGTCAGCCTTGAG is a window from the Xylanimonas ulmi genome containing:
- a CDS encoding vitamin K epoxide reductase family protein; this encodes MTTAPTTVPDDLTPGDTTPDGDLRPSGFFHSRRWLFGEMLVGALISLFAAFVLSTEAVNLARDPAASLACDFSAIFSCSTVALSWQASLFGFPNAFLGLAAEPVVITVAVLGLAGTRFPKWFMIAAQTIYLFGFVFAYWLFFEAVFTIHALCVWCLTVQLATTVVFFSMLHLNILENNLHWPPRVQRVAMSVVRSGGLGFLLAAWLIATVAIVLLKYGGSLLG